A window of Mercenaria mercenaria strain notata chromosome 16, MADL_Memer_1, whole genome shotgun sequence contains these coding sequences:
- the LOC123555767 gene encoding E3 SUMO-protein ligase ZBED1-like, whose translation MDCAGKLCEDWGDLGCFGHTLQLCLKPAMELTAVSKVISRCRKLVGHFKHSTTLTAEMRERQKAMGVPEHTLVQDVVTRWNSTYQMMTRLVEQRRVVSDILLDPKLSKKEDSVLNLKEYEWDLIGELSDILRPLADTTEYMCTERCVSVSEIYPIVCGLVNRRLVTSNTDSNTASRVKEVIREDLMRRYQPSSDTAAESAAALGALLDPRYKKLPFFSSQQRKITHGALESCREDLPLRLPASDVNNCEETPAKRRKLDFLDFGSPERTSEDEVQSYLSEKMVSGTDPLLWWRDNEERFPKIAIVAKRVLAVPATSVPSERIFSATGLLINKLRNRLSSEIVDSIFFLNKNEVNITEAD comes from the coding sequence ATGGATTGTGCTGGGAAATTATGTGAGGACTGGGGAGATCTGGGATGCTTCGGGCATACATTACAGTTGTGCTTAAAACCAGCTATGGAATTAACAGCAGTTTCTAAAGTGATATCCAGGTGTAGGAAATTAGTCGGACATTTCAAGCACTCCACAACACTTACAGCTGAAATGCGCGAACGACAGAAGGCAATGGGAGTTCCGGAGCATACGCTGGTTCAAGACGTCGTAACACGGTGGAATTCTACTTACCAGATGATGACCCGTTTAGTTGAACAGCGACGAGTTGTGTCAGACATTCTCCTAGATCCAAAGTTAAGTAAGAAAGAGGACAGTGTTCTAAACTTGAAGGAATATGAGTGGGATCTGATAGGTGAACTTAGTGACATTCTTCGCCCATTAGCGGATACTACCGAGTACATGTGTACGGAACGCTGTGTGTCAGTATCTGAGATTTATCCCATAGTGTGCGGACTGGTGAACAGGCGTCTTGTAACTTCAAACACGGACAGTAACACTGCGTCGAGAGTGAAAGAGGTGATACGCGAAGATTTGATGCGACGTTACCAGCCTTCATCAGACACGGCGGCAGAGTCAGCGGCAGCACTAGGCGCTCTTCTGGACCCACGGTATAAGAAGTTGCCATTCTTCTCCTCCCAGCAACGTAAGATCACACATGGTGCTCTCGAATCTTGTCGTGAAGACCTGCCGCTCAGACTTCCCGCCAGTGACGTAAACAACTGTGAGGAAACACCAGCAAAGCGCCGTAAGTTAGACTTTCTCGATTTCGGTTCACCTGAACGTACCTCAGAGGACGAGGTACAGAGTTACCTAAGTGAAAAAATGGTGTCGGGCACTGATCCTCTTCTTTGGTGGAGAGATAATGAGGAGAGATTTCCCAAAATTGCAATCGTTGCAAAAAGAGTTCTCGCAGTTCCGGCAACTTCTGTACCTTCAGAACGGATATTCAGCGCAACGGGACTACTCATTAATAAGTTGAGAAATAGACTATCTAGCGAGATAGTGGACAGCATATtctttttgaacaaaaatgaGGTGAACATTACTGAAGCTGATTAA